The following are encoded together in the Culex pipiens pallens isolate TS chromosome 1, TS_CPP_V2, whole genome shotgun sequence genome:
- the LOC120421050 gene encoding integrator complex subunit 6, translating to MTIILFLVDTSASMCQKAHVNGVQKSYLDIAKGAVETFLKYRQRSQDCMGDRYMLLTFEDPPNNVKAGWKENHATFMNELKNLASNGLTSMGEALKNAFDLLNLNRMQSGIDTYGQGRCPFYLEPSVIIVLTDGGKYSFRNGVHQEIILPLHAQIPGTKLTKEPFRWDQRLFSLVLRMSGNRADERVDGKVPHDDSMIEKMCEVTGGRSYKIRSQYVLNQCIESLVQKVQPGVVIHFDQLLTTNATNGEGGGGADLQFQSIKRMIYVQKHPQQKTFPVGFWPIPEPYWPDPKSSSLPPRDAHPKIKIITPCCDEPVMLRNFPIDKYELEPSPLTLQILSKKETNKVWPLIVSSGMHGIEMPFGFLKPSSTMTVVNLYVLPYNYQTFLPLINDLFHKYNLNPPNDWIYKFSNYVKAIPQYYCPFLRRALATTPNVPYQLVQYILPENLDSYLSPAVANYLKQMKNTAKQDQENLCLRVFKQLKQPKPGYHQLETVKLNPGMPLKRDLISHPMLKDAFNKVHADIASFDNYTIVVPTVMRPAATKNYRNPFDIPRRDLIDEIARMRENFFRLPTSGITLYTKDSGHCLPIADMGNYQEYLKNKETPLRELEPTNVRQHMFGNPYKKDKNMVMVDEADLNEVAPMKGGRGGGGSEAAALKNRMADPNARLSRKRKAGPIRKDYTFKRKCFGLLGSSTSASSSSSSSSVTSETSASLSDFAASDSECDSASVISSSAESELDDDPDDRLVVDFEFPSDRDEDAGAVLTPHVRQFIEGPDEGGTPPEVPIAVEPTLPFHHHHHHHPHHLPPPQQQQQTLPMPPPPHHHVPTVVPIVAAAAPLPVNPILGPSGSASSTASSSLATATTNDMTSEISNILKTCHNGANSYASSQEEPPPVTPPEPDPPVTKPSKKQLKKSEPERTLLNGGDHFAPPPTPQAPSTSKKSTSAPPPTKPAELSEEERDRIREENYAVRAIVFKDIRRPGRNYSGLLEHLTQVQGDLATRSTFVEMCVREALRFRRRKMADSIEEWWDGQLEAQKQQDEKEAAAAVAAKQQQQQNSFLSFNHQGSRSRTSHYGVAGPSGSSRQFPHQPHPPNKQQPGGSKAHSNHQSRI from the exons ATGACGATCATCCTGTTCCTGGTGGACACGTCGGCGTCCATGTGCCAGAAGGCGCACGTCAACGGCGTCCAGAAGAGCTACCTGGACATTGCCAAAGGGGCGGTCGAGACGTTCCTCAAGTACCGCCAGCGGTCGCAGGACTGCATGGGCGACCGGTACATGCTGCTGACGTTCGAGGACCCACCGAACAACGTCAAGGCCGGCTGGAAGGAGAACCACGCGACGTTCATGAACGAGCTGAAGAACCTGGCGAGCAACGGGCTCACGTCGATGGGCGAGGCCCTGAAGAACGCGTTCGACCTGCTCAACCTGAACCGGATGCAGAGCGGTATCGACACGTACGGCCAGGGCCGGTGTCCGTTCTACCTGGAGCCGTCGGTGATCATCGTGCTGACGGACGGCGGGAAGTACTCGTTCCGGAACGGGGTCCACCAGGAGATTATACTGCCGTTGCATGCGCAGATCCCGGGCACCAAGCTGACGAAGGAGCCGTTCCGGTGGGACCAGCGGCTGTTTTCGCTGGTGCTGCGGATGAGCGGGAACCGGGCGGACGAGCGCGTCGACGGGAAGGTGCCGCACGACGATTCCATGATCGAGAAGATGTGCGAG GTGACGGGCGGTCGGTCGTACAAGATCCGCTCGCAGTACGTGCTCAACCAGTGCATCGAGAGCCTCGTGCAGAAGGTCCAGCCCGGCGTGGTGATCCACTTTGACCAGCTGCTGACGACGAACGCCACGAACGGGGAGGGCGGTGGCGGAGCGGACCTGCAGTTTCAGTCGATAAAGCGGATGATTTACGTGCAGAAGCACCCCCAGCAGAAGACGTTCCCGGTGGGGTTTTGGCCCATCCCGGAGCCGTACTGGCCGGACCCCAAGTCGAGTAGTCTGCCGCCGCGGGACGCGCATCCGAAGATCAAGATCATTACGCCGTGCTGCGACGAGCCGGTGATGCTGCGGAACTTTCCGATCGACAAGTACGAGCTGGAGCCGAGCCCGCTGACGTTGCAGATCCTTTCGAAGAAGGAGACGAACAAGGTGTGGCCGCTGATCGTGTCGAGCGGGATGCATGGGATCGAGATGCCTTTTGGGTTTTTGAAGCCGAGCAGTACGATGACGGTGGTGAATCTGTACGTGTTGCCGTACAACTATCAGACGTTTTTGCCGCTGATCAACGACTTGTTCCACAAGTACAATCTGAATCCGCCGAACGATTGGATCTACAAGTTTAGCAATTACGTGAAGGCCATTCCGCAGTACTATTGTCCGTTTTTGAGGCGAGCGCTGGCGACGACGCCGAACGTTCCGTACCAGCTGGTGCAGTACATCCTGCCGGAGAACCTGGACAGCTATCTGAGCCCGGCGGTGGCGAACTATCTGAAGCAGATGAAGAACACGGCGAAGCAGGATCAGGAGAACCTCTGCCTGAGGGTGTTCAAGCAGTTGAAGCAGCCAAAGCCGGGCTACCATCAGCTGGAGACGGTCAAGCTGAATCCGGGAATGCCGCTGAAGCGGGACTTGATATCGCACCCGATGCTGAAGGACGCGTTCAACAAGGTTCACGCGGATATCGCTAGTTTTGACAATTATACGATCGTCGTGCCGACGGTGATGAGGCCGGCTGCGACGAAGAATTACCGTAATCCGTTCGACATCCCCCGGAGGGATCTGATCGACGAGATTGCCCGGATGAGGGAGAACTTCTTCCGGCTGCCCACGAGCGGCATCACGCTGTACACCAAGGACAGTGGCCACTGTCTGCCGATCGCGGACATGGGCAACTACCAGGAGTATCTGAAGAACAAGGAGACGCCGCTGCGGGAGCTGGAACCGACGAACGTGCGGCAGCACATGTTTGGCAATCCGTACAAAAAGGACAAGAACATGGTCATGGTGGACGAAGCGGACCTGAACGAGGTAGCCCCCATGAAGGGAGGTCGAGGAGGTGGGGGAAGTGAAGCGGCAGCCCTCAAGAATCGGATGGCCGATCCGAACGCAAGACTGAGCCGGAAGCGCAAGGCGGGACCAATTAGGAAGGATTACACGTTTAAGCGTAAGTGTTTTGGTTTGTTGGGGTCTTCGACGTCCgcttcgtcttcgtcgtcgtcgagtaGTGTGACGTCGGAGACGTCGGCATCGCTGTCGGATTTCGCCGCATCGGACAGTGAGTGTGACAGTGCTTCCGTGATTAGCAGTTCCGCAGAGTCGGAGCTGGACGATGATCCGGACGACCGGCTCGTGGTGGACTTTGAGTTCCCGAGCGATCGCGACGAAGACGCCGGTGCGGTTCTAACGCCCCACGTGCGCCAGTTTATCGAAGGACCAGACGAGGGCGGAACGCCACCGGAAGTGCCGATCGCGGTAGAACCGACCCTGCCCttccatcaccaccaccatcatcatccgCATCACCTGCCACCtccacaacagcaacaacaaacgCTGCCGATGCCGCCACCACCACATCACCACGTTCCGACGGTGGTCCCGATTGTGGCCGCAGCCGCTCCACTCCCCGTCAACCCGATCCTCGGCCCCAGCGGAAGTGCAAGCAGCACCGCCAGCAGCAGCTTAGCGACCGCCACCACCAACGACATGACGTCGGAGATCTCCAACATTCTCAAGACCTGCCATAACGGAGCAAACAGCTATGCCAGCAGCCAAGAGGAACCGCCTCCCGTGACGCCCCCGGAACCGGACCCCCCAGTCACCAAACCCTCGAAAAAGCAGCTCAAAAAGTCCGAGCCCGAACGGACGTTGCTCAACGGTGGCGATCACTTCGCTCCACCACCAACCCCACAAGCCCCCTCCACCAGTAAAAAGTCCACCTCCGCACCACCCCCCACCAAACCGGCGGAACTGTCCGAGGAGGAGCGGGACCGCATCCGGGAGGAAAACTACGCCGTCCGGGCGATCGTCTTCAAGGACATCCGACGGCCAGGGCGAAACTACTCCGGCCTGCTGGAACATCTCACCCAGGTCCAGGGCGACCTCGCCACGCGGTCCACCTTCGTCGAGATGTGTGTCCGGGAGGCGTTGCGCTTCCGCCGGCGGAAGATGGCCGACTCGATCGAGGAGTGGTGGGACGGCCAGCTGGAGGCGCAAAAGCAGCAGGACGAAAAggaggcggcggcggcggtggcggccaagcagcagcagcagcagaattcCTTCCTCAGCTTTAACCATCAGGGTAGCAGGAGCAGGACGTCCCACTACGGCGTGGCGGGTCCCAGCGGCAGCAGTAGACAGTTTCCTCACCAGCCGCATCCGCCCAACAAGCAGCAGCCGGGCGGAAGCAAAGCACATTCGAATCATCAAAGTCGGATATGA
- the LOC120421055 gene encoding uncharacterized protein LOC120421055, whose amino-acid sequence MDVPTQLEPPLPPEVWERIFRFCAVRELRLVCRRWNDIVAGCPALRQKLTVRFRSVKFGAGYVPSVVPPAANAQLNHCLIRTVDDGWWPDFGRNLTQLSLEECRIAPPVLFRMLRGCPNLREFKLVEVKLLAGEVEAVDFVLDGMEKFSMVDLSCSEDGSEILDSFKLIFPRLKSFSMQDSDDDIWDALFTGRLVQWIETIKETLQVLEVYLDHDLLERLSEVELLQLKQAEYGIDCSSSYWDINLWTKLCRNQPSVWDINLWGSNINDEAIKVLVTNMPTLRMLDAELDSPSQIVPSFLGHLIAVQNVTIGVDSLALAFTASFSPSLTSLTIYEAYLEDGITYLMNSPHLQELSLVQCDLTKCPIPPAVQTFSALKLLELSECKIAKKVLDFTVSCHPALETVLFSGMKSVRIDTVVTLLLLSPKLHRVELLGCERFAGFTSGAEVMRHYHRVHGSADGSRSVSFALV is encoded by the exons ATGG ACGTCCCCACCCAGCTGGAACCGCCCCTTCCGCCGGAGGTTTGGGAGCGCATCTTCCGGTTCTGCGCCGTTCGCGAGCTCCGTTTGGTTTGCCGCCGCTGGAACGACATCGTGGCGGGCTGTCCCGCGCTCCGACAGAAGCTCACGGTCCGCTTCCGAAGCGTGAAGTTCGGTGCGGGTTACGTTCCGTCGGTGGTTCCGCCGGCGGCGAACGCGCAGCTCAACCATTGCTTGATCCGAACGGTCGACGACGGCTGGTGGCCGGATTTCGGACGGAATTTGACACAGCTGTCCCTGGAGGAGTGCCGAATCGCACCGCCGGTGCTGTTCCGGATGCTGCGAGGTTGTCCGAATTTGAGGGAATTTAAGCTGGTTGAAGTTAAGCTGCTTGCTGGGGAAGTAGAGGCCGTGGATTTTGTGTTAGACGGGATGGAAAAATTCAGTATGGTCGATCTATCGTGCTCTGAGGACGGATCTGAGATCCTGGACAGCTTCAAGCTGATTTTTCCCCGACTGAAGTCCTTTTCGATGCAAGACTCAGATGACGACATTTGGGATGCCTTGTTCACTGGAAGGCTAGTACAGTGGATCGAGACTATTAAGGAAACGCTTCAAGTCCTTGAAGTGTATCTTGATCACGATCTTCTCGAGCGACTGAGCGAGGTTGAACTGTTACAACTTAAGCAAGCAGAATACGGCATTGACTGCTCCTCATCATACTGGGATATCAACCTGTGGACGAAACTCTGCCGAAATCAACCATCCGTGTGGGATATTAACCTGTGGGGCAGCAACATAAACGATGAGGCTATTAAGGTTCTCGTGACCAACATGCCTACTTTGAGGATGCTCGATGCCGAACTGGACAGCCCCTCGCAGATCGTCCCTTCGTTTTTGGGTCACCTCATTGCCGTCCAAAACGTAACCATCGGTGTAGATTCGCTCGCCCTCGCTTTCACCGCATCGTTCAGTCCCAGCCTGACCAGCTTGACCATTTACGAGGCGTACCTAGAGGATGGCATTACATACCTCATGAATTCGCCCCACCTCCAGGAACTGTCCCTAGTCCAGTGCGACCTCACCAAGTGCCCCATCCCACCCGCGGTCCAAACCTTCAGCGCCCTGAAGCTGCTCGAGCTGAGCGAGTGCAAGATCGCGAAAAAAGTGCTCGATTTCACCGTCAGTTGCCATCCCGCGCTGGAGACGGTGCTGTTTAGTGGCATGAAATCCGTCCGCATCGATACCGTCGtgacgctgctgctgctttcgCCCAAACTGCACCGGGTTGAGCTGCTGGGATGTGAGCGGTTTGCGGGCTTCACTTCCGGCGCGGAGGTCATGCGGCACTACCACCGAGTGCACGGCTCGGCGGACGGGTCGCGGAGCGTGAGCTTTGCATTGGTGTGA